In a genomic window of Acidilobus saccharovorans 345-15:
- a CDS encoding DUF2299 domain-containing protein: protein MGLKDDVARWLKDEEIDVDEVPVPAGAPVEWALNATVKAPLRVLLGVQKPKTKADRLVISMVVKVADQHKAALSSMAPKERAKLMSQLLVNVTSLCPSCIIVFQPQLDLPDTIVVSKVIYDENIGPSAIGESVRVLVNEYALIVSFFNAEVAHVDQGPGFSTVIHM from the coding sequence TTGGGGCTCAAGGACGACGTGGCCAGGTGGCTCAAGGACGAGGAGATAGACGTTGACGAGGTTCCAGTGCCCGCGGGGGCGCCGGTCGAGTGGGCCCTCAACGCTACCGTGAAGGCCCCACTCAGGGTCCTGCTGGGGGTTCAGAAGCCCAAGACCAAGGCTGACAGGCTGGTGATAAGCATGGTCGTCAAGGTGGCCGACCAGCACAAGGCAGCGCTGTCCTCAATGGCTCCAAAGGAAAGGGCAAAGCTCATGAGCCAGCTGCTGGTCAACGTAACATCACTGTGCCCATCCTGCATAATAGTGTTTCAGCCCCAGCTCGACTTACCGGACACGATAGTTGTCAGCAAGGTAATATACGACGAGAACATAGGGCCCTCGGCTATAGGCGAGAGCGTGAGGGTGCTGGTCAATGAGTATGCGCTCATAGTGAGCTTCTTCAACGCAGAGGTGGCCCACGTGGACCAGGGCCCTGGGTTCAGCACGGTTATCCACATGTGA
- a CDS encoding ABC transporter ATP-binding protein — MIIAGRNLKMYFPVKGVRGAYVRAVDNVSVEVKEGEIVGLVGESGSGKSTLGRLLIRLLEPTAGDVLFKVPDNELENYDAAVERNDLESAKKIASRYSILKLRGSALKQFRREVGIVFQDPYSSLDPRLRIADIIAEPMIETGFASRDKAMSRVYDLLEEVQLPREFADRYPHELSGGQRQRVAIARGIATNPKFVVLDEPTSALDVSVQAEILELLKDLREKYNMAMLLITHNISVVSYMADRIYVMYAGKLMEKGPKSAVIKSPAHPYTQALISSVPQVGKLMQRVVLKGDVPSLVSPPKGCRFHERCPVAVATCGWTSDEVAEALTRLSEARYSELSNRLSIKVIDELTLAVSGISSEELKSIIDNESEGVRALKSIESVKEEDGRVIIKLSRYAEPPMRAVSEGHYAACHLVNPRLQT, encoded by the coding sequence GTGATAATAGCTGGAAGGAACCTTAAGATGTACTTCCCAGTCAAGGGCGTCAGAGGGGCCTACGTAAGGGCTGTCGACAACGTCAGCGTTGAGGTCAAGGAGGGAGAGATAGTAGGCCTGGTGGGCGAGAGCGGCAGCGGGAAGAGCACCCTTGGAAGGCTGCTGATAAGGCTCCTTGAGCCCACGGCAGGCGACGTGCTGTTCAAGGTGCCTGACAACGAGCTTGAGAACTATGACGCCGCAGTTGAGAGGAACGACCTTGAATCGGCCAAGAAGATAGCGTCCAGGTACTCCATCCTCAAGCTGAGGGGGTCAGCCCTCAAGCAGTTCCGCAGGGAGGTCGGCATAGTTTTTCAGGACCCCTACTCGTCGCTTGACCCAAGGCTAAGGATAGCAGACATCATAGCCGAGCCAATGATAGAGACGGGCTTTGCCAGCAGGGACAAGGCAATGTCAAGGGTCTACGACCTCCTGGAGGAGGTGCAGCTACCCAGGGAGTTCGCCGACAGGTACCCGCACGAGCTCAGCGGAGGGCAGAGGCAGAGGGTTGCCATAGCCAGGGGCATAGCCACCAACCCTAAGTTCGTCGTGCTCGATGAGCCCACCAGCGCCCTGGACGTCTCAGTTCAGGCCGAGATACTTGAGCTGCTGAAGGACCTTAGGGAGAAGTACAACATGGCCATGCTCCTCATAACTCACAACATCTCCGTGGTCTCATACATGGCCGACAGGATATACGTTATGTACGCCGGCAAGCTTATGGAGAAGGGCCCCAAGTCGGCCGTGATAAAGAGCCCCGCCCACCCATACACGCAGGCGCTGATATCTTCGGTGCCCCAGGTGGGTAAACTGATGCAGAGGGTGGTGCTCAAGGGAGACGTGCCCAGCCTTGTCAGCCCTCCCAAGGGGTGCAGGTTCCACGAGAGGTGCCCGGTGGCAGTGGCGACCTGCGGGTGGACCTCTGACGAGGTCGCAGAGGCCCTCACCAGGCTCTCTGAGGCCAGGTACTCTGAGCTTAGCAACAGGCTCTCAATTAAGGTAATAGACGAGCTTACCCTGGCCGTCAGCGGCATCTCATCAGAGGAGCTGAAGTCCATAATAGACAACGAGTCGGAGGGGGTCAGGGCCCTTAAGTCCATAGAGTCGGTCAAGGAGGAGGACGGCAGGGTCATTATAAAGCTAAGCAGGTACGCTGAGCCCCCGATGCGGGCTGTCTCCGAGGGCCACTATGCGGCGTGCCACCTGGTTAACCCAAGGCTTCAGACCTGA
- a CDS encoding NADP-dependent isocitrate dehydrogenase, translated as MVSHPCTADEAKPPSEGQLARFENGKLIVPDNLIVAYFKGDGIGPEIVESAKKVLDAAVDKAYGGTRRIVWWEVAAGEEAQKECGSLLPDGTLQAFKLARVNLKGPLTTPVGGGFRSLNVTLRMVLDLYSNVRPVKWYGQPTPHCHPEKIDWVIFRENTEDVYAGIEWSFDSPEAQKLRDFLKKEFGIELTPDTGIGIKPISKWRTQRHVRRAMEWAIRNGYKHVTIMHKGNIMKYTEGAFRQWAYDLILSEFRDYVVTEDEVNTKYGGKAPEGKIIVNDRIADNMLQQIITRPGDYNVIVTPNLNGDYISDEANALVGGIGMAAGLDMGDGVAVAEPVHGSAPKYAGKNVINPTAEILSGMYLLSDFVGWPEVRLLVEYAVRQAIAHKQVTYDLAREMGGITPISTTEYTDVLIDYIRHADLKALKGQ; from the coding sequence ATGGTCTCTCACCCCTGCACTGCAGACGAGGCTAAGCCTCCTTCGGAGGGCCAGCTGGCAAGGTTTGAGAACGGCAAGCTCATAGTACCTGATAACCTGATAGTGGCCTACTTCAAGGGAGACGGCATAGGGCCTGAGATCGTTGAGAGCGCCAAGAAGGTGCTTGACGCTGCCGTTGACAAGGCCTATGGCGGCACCAGGAGAATAGTTTGGTGGGAGGTGGCCGCCGGCGAGGAGGCCCAGAAGGAGTGCGGCTCCCTGCTGCCTGATGGAACGCTTCAGGCCTTCAAGCTGGCCCGCGTCAACCTCAAGGGGCCCCTGACCACCCCCGTGGGAGGAGGCTTCAGGAGCCTCAACGTGACCCTCAGGATGGTGCTTGACCTATACTCAAACGTCAGGCCAGTCAAGTGGTATGGCCAGCCGACCCCGCACTGCCACCCAGAAAAGATAGACTGGGTGATATTTAGGGAGAACACTGAGGACGTCTACGCTGGCATTGAGTGGTCCTTCGACAGCCCCGAGGCCCAGAAGCTGAGGGACTTCCTCAAGAAGGAGTTCGGAATAGAGCTGACCCCGGACACGGGTATAGGCATCAAGCCAATATCCAAGTGGAGGACGCAGAGGCACGTCAGGAGGGCAATGGAGTGGGCCATAAGGAACGGCTACAAGCACGTCACAATAATGCACAAGGGTAACATAATGAAGTACACTGAAGGCGCTTTCAGGCAGTGGGCCTACGACCTCATACTCTCGGAGTTCAGGGACTACGTTGTCACCGAGGACGAGGTAAACACTAAGTATGGAGGCAAGGCGCCCGAGGGCAAGATAATAGTTAACGACAGGATAGCTGATAACATGCTGCAGCAGATAATAACTAGGCCCGGCGACTATAATGTGATAGTGACTCCCAACCTGAACGGGGACTACATAAGCGACGAAGCCAACGCCCTGGTGGGCGGCATTGGAATGGCCGCAGGACTTGACATGGGTGACGGCGTGGCCGTCGCCGAGCCCGTCCACGGCAGCGCCCCCAAGTACGCAGGCAAGAACGTCATAAACCCGACCGCCGAGATACTGAGCGGCATGTACCTGCTCAGCGACTTCGTGGGATGGCCGGAGGTCAGGCTGCTGGTTGAGTACGCCGTCAGGCAGGCAATTGCCCACAAGCAGGTTACCTATGACCTGGCCAGGGAGATGGGAGGGATAACACCGATATCGACTACGGAGTACACGGATGTCCTAATTGACTACATAAGGCACGCGGACCTCAAGGCCCTCAAGGGCCAGTGA
- a CDS encoding nucleotidyltransferase domain-containing protein, which translates to MIQGVRVKYDSERWEILRGKRALAEVLLRALGGLSAFVYGSVARGDVRPSSDVDVVVLDNVSPFMVEVRLEAAGLRPYAKEIVQATPNYVPKAYIYLDPDLKVTVSFPLGRMRKREAEFYSWGGKLDLDGLRKGLRVPGVNKELNLIVPTEDGHIEYPVAGHEAEVARLLNISLDTVEERLRVLSRRREVGRTGTFLKVEVPPDEPIEDAVRRIAGRNEFFRRAVDL; encoded by the coding sequence TTGATACAGGGGGTAAGGGTAAAGTACGACTCTGAGCGATGGGAGATCCTGCGGGGGAAGAGGGCCCTGGCCGAGGTCCTGCTGAGGGCCCTGGGCGGGCTCAGCGCCTTCGTGTACGGCAGCGTTGCCAGGGGTGACGTGAGGCCGTCCAGTGACGTTGATGTAGTAGTTCTTGATAACGTGTCCCCATTCATGGTTGAGGTCAGGCTTGAGGCCGCCGGCCTGAGGCCGTACGCCAAGGAGATAGTCCAGGCGACCCCCAACTACGTCCCAAAGGCTTACATTTACCTTGACCCAGACCTCAAGGTCACCGTCAGCTTCCCCCTGGGCAGGATGAGGAAGAGGGAGGCCGAGTTCTACTCCTGGGGAGGGAAGCTTGACCTGGACGGCCTCAGGAAGGGGCTCAGGGTCCCGGGGGTCAACAAGGAGTTGAACCTAATAGTTCCCACGGAGGACGGCCACATAGAGTACCCCGTGGCCGGCCACGAGGCTGAGGTGGCGAGACTGCTTAACATAAGCTTGGACACCGTTGAGGAGAGGCTTAGGGTCCTCAGCAGGAGGAGGGAAGTGGGGAGGACCGGCACCTTCCTTAAGGTCGAGGTTCCCCCGGACGAGCCCATAGAGGACGCGGTGAGGAGGATTGCGGGGAGGAACGAGTTCTTCAGGAGGGCCGTGGACCTCTAG
- a CDS encoding ABC transporter permease, giving the protein MYINPRLTGPARQQQIQMLIEKFHLNQPLYVQYFYWLDAVLHGNLGFTATSFFSGPVTQAIEIFFPNTAMLAIVAGILTWLMGIPLGTWSAVRRDKPDDIAIRVISYGLYGMPIYLIAFALIIIFGVYLKALPISGTVNTALLAGVSWYRDGTSYPTHVILIDAIIHRDWPVALSAFEHLLLPAFTLALAVMAGVINILRASMLEVLDQDYVKFARSKGLPERVVINKHARPTAMFPVYTNFAYTVAGMLSGVVVVEDVFNYPGIGYWLTLAMEENDMGGIMAGTLLFGLIFITVSLVLDIVFALKDPRVRLG; this is encoded by the coding sequence ATGTACATAAATCCAAGGCTCACGGGGCCCGCAAGGCAGCAGCAGATCCAGATGCTAATAGAGAAGTTCCACCTCAACCAGCCCCTCTACGTTCAGTACTTCTACTGGCTTGACGCGGTGCTTCACGGCAACCTTGGCTTCACTGCCACGAGTTTCTTCAGCGGCCCCGTTACCCAGGCCATAGAGATCTTCTTCCCCAACACGGCAATGCTAGCAATAGTCGCTGGCATACTTACATGGCTTATGGGGATACCCCTGGGCACCTGGTCCGCCGTCAGGAGGGACAAGCCAGATGACATAGCTATAAGGGTCATCTCATATGGCCTTTACGGCATGCCTATCTACCTGATAGCATTTGCCCTGATAATCATCTTCGGGGTCTACCTCAAGGCGTTGCCCATCTCAGGAACCGTCAACACCGCCCTCCTGGCCGGGGTCAGCTGGTACCGCGATGGAACCTCCTACCCCACTCACGTGATACTTATAGATGCAATAATACACAGGGACTGGCCCGTGGCCCTGAGCGCCTTTGAGCACCTGCTGCTGCCCGCATTCACGCTGGCGCTGGCCGTCATGGCAGGGGTCATAAACATACTCAGGGCCTCCATGCTTGAGGTCCTGGACCAGGACTATGTTAAGTTCGCCAGGTCCAAGGGGCTGCCGGAGAGGGTTGTTATAAACAAGCACGCCAGGCCGACCGCTATGTTCCCGGTCTACACGAACTTCGCCTACACAGTGGCCGGCATGCTGAGCGGCGTAGTTGTCGTTGAGGACGTATTCAACTACCCTGGCATAGGCTACTGGCTCACTCTTGCCATGGAGGAGAACGACATGGGGGGAATTATGGCCGGGACCCTGCTCTTCGGCCTGATATTCATAACGGTCAGCCTCGTGCTTGACATAGTGTTTGCCCTTAAGGACCCGAGGGTGAGGCTGGGATGA
- a CDS encoding ABC transporter permease — MNMLATVAAAAAFVILALSVTFARGRRSLSILTPERKLSLQVFFSNKPAIAGLIIVLAYVIDALLVQFAPWALGLRHPYVLVPNYANPIPQPPSWKHPLGTTYPGVDLLRAVIKSIRVDLALSVAVVLPGASIGIVIGILATYLGGIVDDVLMRLTDIFFSIPYLVLAVAVGYVLGRDLKSLLIALIVVWWPLYARYTRSVTLQVKEMTFIEAARAAGASNVKIMFRHILPNALPPVLVQMSMDLGTIMLVISTLAFIGFLPVSNFPELGYLTTLGIQYLTTAPWTVIVPGSFIVIFAVAVYLMGMGLMDVINPRRRSSL; from the coding sequence ATGAACATGCTTGCCACAGTAGCTGCGGCCGCCGCCTTCGTGATCTTAGCGCTTTCTGTGACGTTCGCCAGAGGGCGGAGGTCCCTCTCAATTCTGACGCCCGAGAGGAAGCTCTCCCTTCAGGTGTTCTTCTCAAATAAGCCCGCCATAGCCGGCCTCATAATAGTCCTAGCGTATGTTATTGACGCCCTGCTCGTCCAGTTCGCGCCGTGGGCGCTGGGCCTCAGGCACCCCTACGTGCTGGTTCCTAACTATGCCAACCCTATACCGCAGCCCCCGTCCTGGAAGCACCCCCTGGGCACAACTTACCCGGGCGTTGACCTGCTCAGGGCTGTGATAAAGTCAATAAGGGTCGACTTAGCCCTCTCCGTCGCAGTCGTGCTTCCAGGGGCCTCCATTGGGATAGTCATAGGTATACTGGCCACCTACCTGGGCGGCATAGTTGACGACGTGCTCATGAGGCTCACGGACATATTCTTCAGCATCCCCTACCTAGTCCTAGCGGTTGCCGTGGGCTACGTGCTTGGGAGGGACCTGAAGAGCCTCCTAATAGCGCTCATAGTTGTCTGGTGGCCGCTCTACGCCAGGTACACCAGGAGCGTCACGCTTCAGGTGAAGGAGATGACCTTCATAGAGGCCGCCAGGGCCGCCGGGGCCAGCAACGTGAAGATAATGTTTAGGCACATACTTCCCAACGCCCTGCCCCCAGTGCTGGTGCAGATGTCAATGGACCTCGGGACCATAATGCTCGTCATATCAACGTTGGCCTTCATCGGCTTCCTGCCAGTCTCCAACTTCCCAGAGCTGGGCTACCTCACCACGCTTGGCATCCAGTATCTCACCACAGCCCCCTGGACGGTCATAGTGCCCGGCTCCTTCATCGTGATATTTGCAGTTGCGGTCTACTTGATGGGGATGGGCCTCATGGACGTGATTAACCCGAGGAGGAGGAGCTCGCTATGA
- a CDS encoding ABC transporter ATP-binding protein: MSGNDRAPVVVVRNLRLAYYTRRGIYKALNGVDLEIYRGEVLGVAGESGCGKSTLGLTIMGLIPRNAAVTDGQVLVDGFDVVAPLREYFKKAKKFKADKNEDVLKRLHKKMMSIRGTKISMVFQEPMTTLNPVLPVGYQIAEVVLQHNPALLAKRRLARARATKDDVKTILGYLKSNDYDNLREFVKARGLEGLDDQAIAIWRRKDIHDIVKELRILNLCCQKISPMLAKPLEDVARTNRIPKTPIISSIVRRELIKEGYIKAAEFLGLLGMPEPEKVVKMYPHELSGGMRQRVVIATAMINSPELVILDEPTSALDVTIQAQILELLKELKEDIGSAFMFISHDLSVLYQVSDRVAIMYAGKVVEVGPKEAVFKEPKHPYTQMLLEAVPTIEPHELKGIKGEVPDLRNPPSGCMFHPRCPFAMPVCRSREPPTVDLGNGHRVACWLYAGGERQ, from the coding sequence ATGAGTGGGAACGACAGGGCCCCAGTGGTTGTAGTCAGGAACCTCAGGCTCGCGTACTACACCAGAAGAGGCATCTACAAGGCGCTGAACGGAGTTGACCTGGAGATCTACAGGGGTGAGGTGCTCGGAGTGGCGGGGGAGAGCGGCTGCGGCAAGAGCACGCTGGGCCTCACAATAATGGGCCTTATACCCAGGAACGCCGCCGTAACTGACGGCCAGGTCCTTGTTGACGGCTTTGACGTAGTTGCGCCTCTCAGGGAGTACTTCAAGAAGGCAAAGAAGTTCAAGGCCGATAAAAACGAGGACGTTCTAAAGAGGCTCCACAAGAAAATGATGAGTATAAGGGGCACCAAGATATCAATGGTGTTCCAGGAGCCTATGACAACTCTTAACCCTGTGCTGCCAGTGGGCTACCAGATAGCTGAGGTGGTGCTTCAGCACAACCCCGCGCTCCTGGCCAAGAGGAGGCTTGCGAGGGCCAGGGCCACAAAGGACGACGTTAAGACCATCTTAGGTTACCTCAAATCTAACGACTATGACAACCTGAGGGAGTTCGTCAAGGCTAGGGGGCTCGAGGGCCTTGATGACCAGGCTATAGCTATCTGGAGAAGGAAGGACATACATGACATAGTCAAGGAGCTCAGGATCCTTAACCTCTGCTGCCAGAAGATCAGCCCAATGCTAGCGAAACCCCTGGAGGACGTGGCCAGGACGAACAGGATACCTAAGACGCCGATCATCTCCTCAATCGTGAGGAGGGAGCTCATCAAGGAGGGCTACATCAAGGCGGCCGAGTTCCTGGGCCTGCTCGGCATGCCCGAGCCCGAGAAAGTGGTTAAGATGTACCCGCACGAGCTGAGCGGCGGCATGAGGCAGAGGGTTGTCATAGCCACAGCTATGATTAATAGCCCTGAGCTAGTAATACTTGACGAGCCCACCAGCGCCCTGGACGTGACCATACAGGCCCAGATACTGGAGCTCCTCAAGGAGCTCAAGGAGGACATAGGCTCAGCCTTCATGTTCATATCCCACGACCTGAGCGTGCTGTACCAGGTCTCCGATAGGGTAGCTATAATGTATGCAGGGAAGGTGGTCGAGGTAGGCCCCAAGGAGGCTGTCTTCAAGGAGCCCAAACACCCCTACACGCAGATGCTCCTTGAGGCCGTGCCTACCATAGAGCCGCACGAGCTCAAGGGCATAAAGGGCGAGGTCCCTGACCTGAGGAACCCGCCGAGCGGGTGCATGTTCCACCCCAGGTGCCCGTTTGCCATGCCGGTCTGCAGGTCCAGGGAGCCCCCGACCGTAGATCTCGGCAATGGGCATAGGGTGGCCTGCTGGCTTTACGCCGGAGGTGAGAGGCAGTGA
- a CDS encoding GTP cyclohydrolase IIa, translating into MSECVKVTLVELARYREWTELLGSDREWRIQEEQSRIYSRAQEAASSRGGLAIPLRYDYLLLLTSGLSDGDIRAIVDSIREESPVEVRYSTAASRSPAAAVSMAFALLRGNAGGQREGCSQEVSVLGHVDLDDVTGLTERTDPLEAFHRVQELLHYVSREARLYGGIAQYLGGDNILVVMPVDNYEALARRLSETDRVKVGVGVSVTPRRAAELATKSLDWIRSHRGAAYVKVMDDLRAPVTASSGEGKAANT; encoded by the coding sequence TTGAGCGAGTGCGTCAAGGTAACACTGGTGGAGCTCGCGAGGTACAGGGAGTGGACAGAGCTGCTCGGGAGCGACAGGGAGTGGAGGATACAGGAGGAGCAGTCAAGGATTTACAGCAGGGCGCAGGAGGCGGCCTCCTCAAGGGGAGGCCTTGCCATACCCCTGAGGTACGACTACCTCCTACTCCTCACCAGCGGGCTCTCGGATGGCGACATAAGGGCCATAGTGGACTCCATAAGGGAGGAGTCGCCCGTTGAAGTGAGGTACTCCACGGCCGCCTCACGAAGCCCTGCCGCGGCTGTTTCAATGGCATTCGCGCTGCTAAGGGGGAACGCCGGAGGCCAGCGGGAGGGATGCAGCCAGGAGGTCTCGGTCCTCGGCCACGTGGACCTTGACGACGTTACAGGGCTTACCGAGAGGACCGACCCCCTGGAGGCCTTCCACAGGGTTCAGGAGCTGCTCCACTACGTCTCAAGGGAGGCCAGGCTGTACGGCGGCATAGCTCAGTACCTTGGAGGTGACAACATACTTGTGGTAATGCCTGTTGACAACTACGAGGCCCTCGCCAGGAGGCTCTCCGAGACTGACAGGGTTAAGGTTGGGGTGGGAGTTTCGGTCACGCCTAGAAGGGCCGCTGAGCTTGCCACTAAGTCGCTCGACTGGATCAGGAGCCACAGGGGGGCCGCCTACGTAAAGGTCATGGATGACCTTAGGGCCCCCGTGACGGCCTCAAGCGGTGAGGGAAAGGCCGCTAATACATGA
- a CDS encoding ATP-NAD kinase family protein: MKGRVGLIVNPIAGMGGRVGLKGTDGDAYLKALSLGSKPVAPSRAREFLRSLPRGVEVVAPNGIMGEEEAAEEGLRPAVIRCASEGKLTSAEDTRRCASMMMSQVDLIVFVGGDGTARDVISAVGCRVPILGVPSGVKMYSGVFAETPAAAAEALRKFLSGEAELVRAEVLDIDEEAFRRGELMVRLYGYAMVPRAPEVVLEGKDSSRHDLEELKSIAKYVVENMEPGTLYLLGPGTSVAAIAEELGVPKTLLGVDAVYDGKVVGLDLNEAQILGLLRTYHKAKVVLSPLGGQGFLLGRGNQQLSPQVIRAVGVNNIIIVATKDKISRLKVLRVDTGDEELNRQLRGYRRVTVGYGEEAVIRVE, encoded by the coding sequence ATGAAGGGCAGGGTTGGGCTTATAGTCAACCCAATAGCTGGCATGGGGGGCAGGGTGGGCCTGAAGGGGACGGACGGGGACGCCTACCTGAAGGCCCTTAGCCTTGGCTCAAAGCCCGTGGCCCCCTCAAGGGCCAGGGAGTTCCTGAGGTCCCTGCCTCGCGGCGTGGAGGTAGTGGCTCCCAACGGCATCATGGGCGAGGAGGAGGCCGCTGAGGAGGGCCTCAGACCTGCGGTGATTCGATGCGCGAGTGAAGGCAAGTTGACGAGCGCTGAGGACACCAGGAGGTGCGCCTCTATGATGATGAGTCAGGTGGACTTAATAGTCTTCGTTGGAGGGGATGGCACGGCCAGGGACGTAATCAGCGCGGTCGGCTGCAGGGTGCCAATACTCGGCGTGCCCTCAGGGGTTAAGATGTACAGCGGGGTCTTTGCCGAGACGCCGGCCGCGGCGGCTGAGGCCCTGAGGAAGTTCCTCAGCGGGGAGGCCGAGCTGGTCAGGGCCGAGGTGCTTGACATAGACGAGGAGGCATTCAGGAGGGGCGAGCTCATGGTCAGGCTTTACGGCTACGCCATGGTCCCCAGGGCGCCGGAGGTCGTGCTGGAGGGCAAGGACTCCTCAAGGCATGACCTGGAGGAGCTTAAGTCCATAGCGAAGTACGTAGTTGAGAACATGGAGCCAGGGACCCTCTACCTCCTGGGGCCTGGGACCTCGGTGGCAGCGATAGCCGAGGAGCTGGGGGTCCCTAAGACCCTTCTCGGCGTGGACGCAGTCTACGACGGCAAGGTGGTGGGCCTGGACCTCAACGAGGCCCAGATACTCGGCCTGCTGAGGACCTACCATAAGGCTAAGGTTGTGTTATCCCCGCTTGGAGGCCAGGGCTTCCTGCTGGGTAGGGGGAACCAGCAGCTCAGCCCCCAGGTGATAAGGGCGGTTGGAGTAAACAACATTATAATAGTCGCAACCAAGGACAAGATCTCAAGGCTTAAGGTGCTCCGTGTCGACACCGGCGATGAGGAGCTTAACAGGCAGCTCAGGGGCTACAGAAGGGTCACAGTTGGATATGGCGAGGAGGCGGTTATCAGGGTGGAGTGA
- the mtnA gene encoding S-methyl-5-thioribose-1-phosphate isomerase yields the protein MLEDLLSRLDRLKEFLTIKPLYYDLNTNEFVWIDTRQLPWNEVYIRTKDYNRVARAIKDMEIRGAPAIGVTAAFGLTLAAVHSKAKRAEELMNEIKEAYGVLAATRPTAYNLFWALDRTWRAAQRAFEVENDADAIREAVLREAFTIYVEDVENNVNMGRNGAKLIDNGDRIVTHCNTGSLATAGFGTALGVIRYAWHEGKSIKVYADETRPLLQGARLTVWELKKDGIPVTLIVDGASGLLFRRGMADLAIVGADRITLSGHVANKIGTYNLALAANANGKEFYVAAPTSTIQPVVGEDSIVIEERSPDEVKTVLGRLTITVDDVEAWNPAFDITPPELVSGIITEKGVARRPYEKTLKEIIGLTE from the coding sequence TTGCTGGAGGACCTGCTGTCCAGGCTTGACAGGCTCAAGGAGTTCCTTACCATAAAGCCCCTCTACTACGACCTCAACACTAACGAGTTCGTCTGGATAGACACCAGGCAGCTGCCCTGGAACGAGGTCTACATAAGGACTAAGGACTACAACAGGGTCGCCAGGGCCATAAAGGACATGGAGATAAGGGGCGCGCCGGCCATAGGCGTCACGGCGGCCTTTGGCCTCACGCTGGCGGCCGTGCACTCTAAGGCTAAGAGGGCTGAAGAGCTGATGAATGAAATAAAGGAGGCCTACGGCGTCCTCGCAGCCACCAGGCCCACGGCCTACAACCTGTTCTGGGCCCTTGACAGGACGTGGAGGGCCGCGCAGAGGGCCTTTGAGGTCGAGAACGACGCTGACGCCATAAGGGAGGCCGTGCTGAGGGAGGCCTTCACCATATACGTCGAGGACGTTGAGAACAACGTAAACATGGGCAGGAACGGGGCCAAGCTAATAGATAACGGCGACAGGATAGTGACGCACTGCAACACCGGCTCCCTCGCAACCGCGGGCTTTGGAACGGCCCTGGGAGTCATAAGGTACGCCTGGCACGAGGGCAAGAGCATAAAGGTATACGCTGACGAGACGAGGCCCCTGCTCCAGGGCGCCAGGCTGACGGTGTGGGAGCTCAAGAAGGACGGCATACCCGTGACCCTGATAGTTGACGGGGCCTCAGGACTGCTCTTCAGGAGGGGCATGGCTGACCTTGCAATAGTTGGCGCTGACCGGATAACGCTCAGTGGTCACGTGGCGAACAAGATAGGCACCTATAACCTGGCGCTCGCGGCCAACGCCAACGGCAAGGAGTTCTACGTGGCGGCCCCCACGAGCACGATACAGCCCGTGGTGGGCGAGGACTCAATAGTTATTGAGGAGAGGTCGCCGGACGAGGTGAAAACGGTCCTAGGCCGTCTAACGATAACAGTTGATGACGTCGAGGCCTGGAACCCAGCCTTTGACATAACGCCCCCCGAGCTCGTGTCTGGCATAATAACTGAGAAGGGCGTGGCGAGGAGGCCCTACGAGAAAACTTTAAAGGAAATCATAGGCCTAACGGAATAA
- the ribH gene encoding 6,7-dimethyl-8-ribityllumazine synthase, producing the protein MSAQPVRIALVVSEFNYDITKMMEEKALSHAKFLGAEVPVVFHVPGFFDSPFGVAQVIKLDYVDAVAVIGAVIQGQTKHDELIANQATRALVDLSLQYNKPVTLGVIGPGASRAQALERIEEYSRRAIEAAVKLVRRQREMSALSYTPGQTLVVE; encoded by the coding sequence ATGTCGGCGCAGCCCGTGAGGATAGCCCTCGTGGTCTCGGAGTTCAACTATGACATAACCAAGATGATGGAGGAGAAGGCGCTGAGCCACGCCAAGTTCCTCGGGGCCGAGGTGCCAGTGGTGTTCCACGTGCCAGGCTTCTTCGACTCCCCCTTTGGCGTGGCCCAGGTGATAAAGCTTGACTACGTTGATGCGGTTGCAGTGATAGGCGCCGTAATCCAGGGGCAGACAAAACACGACGAGCTGATAGCCAACCAGGCCACAAGGGCCCTCGTGGACCTGTCGCTCCAGTACAACAAGCCCGTGACACTCGGGGTCATAGGCCCAGGGGCCTCCAGGGCCCAGGCCCTCGAGAGGATAGAGGAGTACTCAAGGAGGGCCATAGAGGCCGCCGTGAAGCTGGTAAGGAGGCAGAGAGAAATGTCAGCCCTCAGCTACACTCCGGGCCAGACGCTAGTGGTGGAGTGA